DNA sequence from the Thermococcus gammatolerans EJ3 genome:
GCCAGCTCCTCCTTAACAGACCATACTTTTCAAAGGATTTTATCTTCGGATGGGCAAGGATGAGGGGAGTCCAGGTTAAGGCGGAATTTGCTGAAGCCTTTGAGGTGATAAGATGGATACTGTAAGGGTTCTAATCACTGGCGCTGGTGCACCCGGGATTAGAGGAACACTTTACTCTCTGAAAAGCAACTGGGACAACAGGAAAATCACAACAATCGGAGTTGACATGAAGGGAGAAGTCGTCGGGAAGTACCTGTGTGACAGATTTTATCAAGTTCCTCCCGCCAGTAGCGAGGAATTCATCCCCACTCTGTTGGACATTTGTGAGAGAGAGGAAGTTGACGTGGTTCTTCCTCAAGTAACGGCTGAACTTTATCCCCTGGCAAGATACAAAGAAGATTTCGAGAAAATTGGCACGAAAGTGGCCGTTTCCGGCTATGAAGCTATAGAGCTTGCCAACAGCAAAAAGGAACTCATGAAAATTGCCAAGAAAGTTGGCGTCCCTTATCCTGAGTTTTATGTAGTTCGAACGTGGGATGAACTGGAAAGCTCTGCCGAAAAGCTGGGATTTCCGTTTGTGGTTAAACCGCCGGTTGCAAGTGGAATGAGGGGATTCAGAATCGTTTACAAAAATATCAACAGGAAGGAGGCGTTCTTCAAAGAGAAACCCGACAGCTCCAAGGTGACGATGGAAGAGCTTCACAACATCTTGGGTGAAGAGTTCCCGGAGCTCCTTGCCATGGAGTACCTTCCGGGTAGGGAGTATAGCGTAGACGTGCTCTCA
Encoded proteins:
- a CDS encoding ATP-grasp domain-containing protein; this translates as MDTVRVLITGAGAPGIRGTLYSLKSNWDNRKITTIGVDMKGEVVGKYLCDRFYQVPPASSEEFIPTLLDICEREEVDVVLPQVTAELYPLARYKEDFEKIGTKVAVSGYEAIELANSKKELMKIAKKVGVPYPEFYVVRTWDELESSAEKLGFPFVVKPPVASGMRGFRIVYKNINRKEAFFKEKPDSSKVTMEELHNILGEEFPELLAMEYLPGREYSVDVLSSVDNVHVVVPRRRDTIRTGITFVGTVEKRDDLIEFSERLTLKIGLEYATGLQFKEDEEGIPKVIESNPRIQGTMVLSTVAGVNVIYGAVKLALGEELPEFRVRWGTRLLRFWGGVGVVDGEVFEI